From the Leifsonia sp. AG29 genome, one window contains:
- a CDS encoding sterol carrier family protein: MARAKIPDETGGPAVRAALGGDVPRETRATAVRYLLQLLAERAPGNTVEVRVPPFGAVQCIPGPRHTRGTPPNVIETDADTFLALASGSVGWEEGVATGRVHASGQRASLEGLLPLRY, from the coding sequence ATGGCCAGAGCGAAGATCCCCGACGAGACCGGTGGGCCCGCCGTCCGCGCCGCTCTCGGCGGAGACGTCCCGCGCGAGACGCGTGCGACCGCGGTGCGCTACCTGCTCCAGCTCCTCGCCGAGCGGGCGCCCGGCAACACCGTGGAGGTGCGGGTCCCGCCGTTCGGCGCGGTGCAGTGCATCCCCGGTCCCCGTCACACCCGCGGGACGCCGCCGAACGTCATCGAGACGGACGCCGACACGTTCCTCGCCCTCGCGTCGGGCTCCGTCGGCTGGGAGGAGGGCGTCGCCACCGGGCGGGTGCACGCCTCCGGTCAGCGGGCCTCGCTCGAGGGCCTCCTCCCGCTGCGCTACTAG
- the purD gene encoding phosphoribosylamine--glycine ligase: protein MKILVLGSGAREHAIITSLLSEEAGHDIVAAPGNAGIAQDVAVEPDLDPLDGVAVAEYAIENGVDLVVIGPEAPLVAGVADPLRTRGIPVFGPGRAAAQLEGSKAFAKRIMEAAGVPTGRAVRAETLAEAEAALDAFGAPYVVKADGLAAGKGVLVTADRAAAIEHSEHWLQRGGVLVEEFLDGQEVSLFLLSDGHDVLPLSPAQDYKRLLDGDAGPNTGGMGAYSPLPWLPETFVDEVIEKIALPTVRTLAAEQTPFIGLLYCGLIVTDRGIRVIEFNARFGDPETQVVLPRLVTPLSQLMFAAATGGLGGLPRPEFALDTAVTVVLASEGYPEAPQTGRPLTGLEEAAAVPEVTIAHAATARDESTGALLATGGRVLSVVARGTTFAEARERAYDAIGRIHLEGGQYRTDIAARVS from the coding sequence GTGAAGATTCTGGTCCTCGGCTCGGGCGCGCGCGAGCACGCCATCATCACGTCGCTGCTCAGCGAGGAGGCGGGTCACGACATCGTCGCGGCTCCCGGCAACGCGGGCATCGCCCAGGACGTGGCGGTCGAGCCGGACCTCGACCCGCTCGACGGTGTCGCGGTCGCCGAGTACGCGATCGAGAACGGCGTCGACCTGGTCGTCATCGGCCCCGAGGCGCCGCTCGTCGCCGGAGTGGCCGACCCGCTTCGCACGCGCGGCATCCCCGTCTTCGGCCCCGGCCGGGCGGCCGCACAGCTGGAGGGGTCGAAGGCGTTCGCCAAGCGGATCATGGAGGCCGCCGGCGTCCCGACCGGGCGCGCCGTGCGTGCCGAGACCCTCGCCGAGGCCGAGGCCGCGCTCGACGCGTTCGGCGCACCGTACGTGGTCAAGGCGGACGGGCTCGCGGCCGGCAAGGGCGTCCTCGTGACCGCGGACCGCGCGGCGGCGATCGAGCACTCCGAGCACTGGCTGCAGCGCGGCGGAGTACTCGTGGAGGAGTTCCTCGACGGGCAGGAGGTCTCCCTCTTCCTCCTGAGCGACGGCCACGACGTCCTGCCGCTCAGCCCCGCCCAGGACTACAAGCGCCTCCTCGACGGCGACGCGGGCCCCAACACGGGAGGGATGGGCGCCTACTCGCCGCTCCCCTGGCTGCCGGAGACCTTCGTCGACGAGGTCATCGAGAAGATCGCGCTGCCGACCGTGCGCACCCTCGCCGCCGAGCAGACCCCCTTCATCGGGCTCCTCTACTGCGGGCTCATCGTGACCGACCGCGGGATCCGCGTCATCGAGTTCAACGCCCGGTTCGGCGACCCCGAGACGCAGGTCGTGCTGCCGCGGCTCGTCACTCCGCTGTCGCAGCTGATGTTCGCCGCAGCGACCGGCGGCCTCGGCGGCCTTCCGCGGCCCGAGTTCGCACTCGATACGGCGGTGACCGTGGTGCTCGCGAGCGAGGGGTACCCGGAGGCGCCGCAGACCGGTCGTCCGCTCACCGGCCTGGAGGAGGCCGCGGCCGTGCCCGAGGTCACCATCGCACACGCGGCGACGGCACGCGATGAGAGCACGGGCGCACTGCTCGCGACCGGCGGCCGCGTGCTCAGCGTCGTCGCCCGGGGCACGACGTTCGCCGAGGCGCGCGAGCGCGCGTACGACGCGATCGGGCGCATCCACCTCGAAGGCGGGCAGTACCGCACCGACATCGCGGCGCGCGTGTCCTGA
- a CDS encoding FAD-binding protein, translating to MGELNWAGNHEYRAARIVRPESVDELRELVVGARAVRALGSRHSFNDLADTSDLLVSTAGLPASISIDEEARAVTVSGGVRYGDLARELQAAGWALHNLASLPHISVAGAIATATHGSGDRNGNLATAVRGLRILTASGEIVELRRGDEGFDGAVVSLGALGVVIDVTLDIRPSFDARQRLFEKLPWEAVTGRFDEVTSAAYSVSLFTTWEEDTVALAWLKELDGGSPIGDDFLGARALTEARHMIPTMDVRNTTQQLGVVGPWSERLAHFRFEFTPSNGAEIQSEYLVPRPRAVEAIEAVRALAHVVAPLLQISEIRTVAADELWLSSAYGTDAVGLHFTWVRDQAGVEAVLPALEEALLPLGARPHWGKLYLDRDGLVPALYPRLGDFRALTERFDPEQRFRNAFLARLLG from the coding sequence ATGGGCGAGCTGAACTGGGCAGGCAACCACGAGTACCGGGCGGCGCGGATCGTCCGGCCCGAGAGCGTCGACGAGCTGCGCGAGCTGGTCGTCGGTGCGCGCGCGGTCCGTGCCCTGGGGTCGCGCCACTCGTTCAACGACCTCGCCGACACCTCCGACCTGCTCGTCAGCACGGCAGGTCTCCCCGCCTCGATCAGCATCGACGAGGAGGCGCGGGCGGTGACGGTCAGCGGCGGCGTGCGCTACGGCGATCTCGCCCGGGAGCTGCAGGCGGCGGGCTGGGCGCTTCACAACCTCGCGTCCCTCCCGCACATCTCGGTCGCCGGCGCGATCGCGACAGCCACCCACGGCTCGGGCGACCGCAACGGCAACCTGGCGACCGCCGTCCGCGGGCTGCGGATCCTGACCGCATCGGGAGAGATCGTCGAGCTGCGCCGAGGAGACGAGGGGTTCGACGGGGCGGTCGTCTCCCTGGGGGCGCTCGGCGTGGTCATCGACGTCACGCTCGACATCCGTCCCAGCTTCGACGCGCGGCAGCGGCTGTTCGAGAAGCTGCCCTGGGAGGCGGTCACCGGCCGATTCGACGAGGTCACCTCCGCGGCGTACAGCGTCAGCCTCTTCACCACGTGGGAGGAGGACACCGTCGCGCTCGCCTGGCTCAAGGAGCTCGACGGCGGCTCGCCGATCGGCGACGACTTCCTCGGCGCCCGCGCGCTGACGGAGGCGCGGCACATGATCCCGACGATGGACGTGCGCAACACGACCCAGCAGCTCGGCGTGGTCGGCCCGTGGAGCGAGCGTCTTGCGCACTTCCGGTTCGAGTTCACGCCGTCGAACGGGGCCGAGATCCAGTCGGAGTACCTCGTGCCGCGCCCACGGGCGGTGGAGGCGATCGAGGCGGTGCGCGCCCTGGCGCACGTCGTCGCGCCGCTGCTGCAGATCTCCGAGATCCGCACGGTCGCCGCGGACGAACTGTGGCTCTCGAGTGCCTACGGAACCGACGCCGTGGGGCTGCACTTCACGTGGGTGCGGGACCAGGCCGGTGTGGAGGCGGTGCTGCCCGCCCTCGAGGAGGCGCTCCTCCCGCTCGGTGCGCGCCCGCACTGGGGCAAGCTCTACCTGGATCGCGACGGCTTGGTGCCCGCGCTCTACCCGCGCCTCGGTGATTTCCGTGCGCTGACCGAGCGCTTCGACCCCGAGCAGCGCTTCCGGAACGCGTTCCTGGCGCGCCTGCTCGGCTGA
- a CDS encoding DUF6325 family protein, translating into MAEFEYGPAEFMVAQFDTDRPSPGVVQSIIDLIDSGTLRLLDLLFVERHEDGTVDVIELDQIGDEIGMVDVTLEASGLAGDEDVDQMAQLLEPGSTGAIFVFEHLWAKELAARFFESGGVVLHSERIPAPVVNAIAAEALADELEEVLEESEGGAEDAGGDAEAAGDRTGAAPESAAASDKTAPAPSAPAEQK; encoded by the coding sequence GTGGCCGAATTCGAATATGGTCCGGCGGAGTTCATGGTCGCTCAGTTCGACACGGACAGACCGTCTCCGGGGGTGGTGCAGTCCATCATCGATCTGATCGACAGCGGAACGCTGCGCCTCCTCGACCTGCTGTTCGTCGAGCGGCACGAGGACGGGACGGTCGATGTCATCGAGCTCGACCAGATCGGGGACGAGATCGGCATGGTCGATGTCACGCTCGAGGCGAGCGGGCTCGCCGGCGACGAGGACGTCGACCAGATGGCTCAGCTGCTCGAGCCGGGCAGCACCGGAGCGATCTTCGTGTTCGAACACCTGTGGGCCAAGGAGCTCGCCGCGCGCTTCTTCGAGTCGGGAGGCGTCGTCCTCCACTCGGAGCGCATCCCGGCCCCGGTCGTCAACGCGATCGCCGCGGAGGCGCTGGCCGACGAGCTCGAAGAGGTCCTGGAGGAGTCCGAGGGCGGCGCCGAGGACGCCGGAGGCGACGCCGAGGCGGCCGGGGACCGGACGGGAGCCGCGCCCGAGTCCGCGGCGGCCAGTGACAAGACGGCCCCGGCGCCCAGCGCCCCGGCCGAGCAGAAGTAG
- a CDS encoding SHOCT domain-containing protein translates to MPLRRMGRPGLVGMAARTAVVAGTATAVSGNVQRRQAQRAQDKYDQQQQAAAEQAAQQAPAQEAPPASAGGGDDLTTQLQQLATLHSQGILSDEEFSSAKAKLLA, encoded by the coding sequence ATGCCGCTCAGGAGGATGGGCCGCCCGGGCCTCGTCGGGATGGCCGCGCGCACCGCGGTCGTCGCGGGGACGGCGACAGCGGTCTCGGGCAACGTCCAGCGCCGGCAGGCGCAGCGCGCTCAGGACAAGTACGACCAGCAGCAGCAGGCCGCGGCCGAGCAGGCCGCCCAGCAGGCTCCCGCCCAGGAGGCTCCCCCGGCGTCAGCGGGAGGCGGTGACGACCTGACGACGCAGCTGCAGCAGCTCGCCACGCTGCACAGCCAGGGCATCCTGTCGGACGAGGAGTTCTCCTCAGCGAAGGCGAAGCTGCTCGCGTAG
- a CDS encoding phosphoribosylaminoimidazolesuccinocarboxamide synthase, producing MSELPDWSHVYSGKVRDLYVPTGASGLDDADAVLVVASDRVSAFDHVLEPGIPGKGELLTTLSLWWFDQLDDVPNHLVPDHVLDGERVVERIPAEVAGRSMLVKPLDMFPIEAVVRGYLTGSGWAEYRESGSVCGIPLPTGLGNGDRLPEPIYTPAWKAPLGQHDENISFERTVELVGPDIADELRRLALHVYRRGAEIAEARGVIIADTKFEFGADRVTGEITLADEVLTSDSSRYWDAEAYREGRTPEERMASFDKQIVRDWLAANWDKTGEPPALPAEIVERTADRYRELLDRLTGSDSRED from the coding sequence GTGAGCGAACTCCCAGACTGGTCGCACGTCTACTCGGGCAAGGTCCGCGACCTCTACGTCCCCACGGGCGCTTCGGGGCTCGACGACGCCGACGCGGTGCTCGTGGTGGCGAGCGACCGGGTCAGCGCGTTCGACCACGTTCTCGAGCCGGGCATCCCGGGCAAGGGCGAGTTGCTGACGACACTCAGCCTGTGGTGGTTCGACCAGCTCGACGACGTGCCGAACCACCTCGTCCCCGACCACGTGCTCGACGGGGAGCGGGTCGTGGAGCGCATCCCCGCCGAGGTCGCGGGCCGGTCGATGCTCGTGAAGCCGCTCGACATGTTCCCGATCGAGGCCGTCGTGCGCGGGTACCTCACCGGCAGCGGCTGGGCCGAGTACCGGGAATCCGGAAGCGTCTGCGGGATCCCCCTGCCGACCGGTCTCGGCAACGGCGACCGCCTCCCCGAGCCGATCTACACGCCCGCGTGGAAGGCGCCGCTCGGCCAGCACGACGAGAACATCAGCTTCGAGCGGACCGTGGAGCTCGTCGGCCCGGACATCGCCGACGAGCTTCGGCGCCTGGCGTTGCACGTCTATCGCCGCGGGGCCGAGATCGCGGAGGCGCGCGGCGTCATCATCGCCGACACCAAGTTCGAGTTCGGCGCCGACCGCGTCACGGGCGAGATCACCCTCGCCGACGAGGTGCTGACGAGCGACTCCAGCCGTTACTGGGACGCCGAGGCGTACCGGGAGGGGCGCACCCCCGAAGAGCGGATGGCGAGCTTCGACAAGCAGATCGTCCGCGACTGGCTCGCCGCCAACTGGGACAAGACCGGGGAGCCGCCCGCGCTGCCCGCCGAGATCGTCGAACGCACCGCCGACCGCTACCGGGAGCTGCTCGACCGGCTCACCGGCTCCGACTCGCGGGAGGACTGA
- a CDS encoding RraA family protein has product MIPATAAIADAAVRLGVPVGVAPVDLLPLLPGRPFAGPAAPVTHLGSVDVLLETIDDAPPGAVLVIDNGGRDDEACVGDLMLLEAREAGISGVVVWGRHRDSAQLREIGLPLFSRGAYPFGPRRVPPAGRAMRSAFLDGVAVGETDWVVADDDGVLIFPAARREELYPAALHIQEVEGAQSERMRAGRSLRQQLDFARYRRLQADDPSLTLRRYLAETGGAIET; this is encoded by the coding sequence ATGATCCCCGCCACCGCCGCCATCGCCGACGCCGCCGTCCGCCTCGGCGTCCCGGTCGGCGTGGCGCCCGTCGATCTCCTCCCCCTTCTGCCGGGTCGTCCGTTCGCTGGTCCGGCGGCCCCGGTGACGCACCTGGGCAGTGTCGACGTCCTGCTCGAGACGATCGACGACGCGCCTCCCGGTGCGGTGCTGGTCATCGACAACGGCGGCCGCGACGACGAGGCGTGCGTCGGCGACCTGATGCTCCTGGAGGCGCGAGAGGCCGGGATATCGGGCGTCGTGGTCTGGGGGCGGCATCGTGACTCCGCGCAACTGCGCGAGATCGGCCTGCCGCTGTTCAGCCGGGGCGCCTACCCGTTCGGGCCGCGGAGAGTGCCTCCCGCGGGTCGGGCGATGCGCAGCGCCTTCCTTGACGGCGTGGCCGTCGGTGAGACCGACTGGGTCGTGGCGGACGACGACGGCGTGCTCATCTTTCCGGCGGCTCGCCGCGAAGAGCTCTACCCCGCTGCGCTCCACATTCAGGAGGTCGAGGGGGCTCAGTCCGAGCGCATGCGCGCAGGCAGATCGCTGCGACAGCAACTCGACTTCGCGCGCTACCGGCGCCTCCAAGCCGATGACCCGTCACTGACGCTGCGGCGCTACCTCGCCGAGACCGGCGGAGCCATCGAAACCTGA